One segment of Agromyces albus DNA contains the following:
- a CDS encoding VOC family protein codes for MGIPQRFSLVTLGVADVEAATAFYHRIGWHEARSSVPGEVSFFATPGGVLALWETAELAKDAALPTFHANAPHFRAVAIAINFASREEVDDAVGDWVLAGGQISKRAANTAWGGYTAYVADPDGNLWELAHNPGWPLDERGLPQIGDA; via the coding sequence ATGGGCATTCCGCAGCGATTCTCCCTCGTCACCCTCGGGGTCGCCGACGTCGAAGCGGCGACGGCGTTCTACCACCGCATCGGCTGGCACGAGGCGCGGTCGTCGGTGCCGGGCGAGGTCTCGTTCTTCGCGACGCCGGGCGGTGTGCTCGCCCTGTGGGAGACGGCCGAGCTCGCGAAGGATGCCGCCCTCCCCACATTCCACGCGAACGCGCCGCATTTCCGAGCCGTCGCCATCGCCATCAACTTCGCCTCGCGCGAGGAGGTCGATGATGCCGTCGGCGACTGGGTCCTCGCCGGCGGGCAGATCTCCAAGCGTGCCGCGAACACGGCGTGGGGCGGCTACACCGCCTACGTCGCCGATCCCGACGGCAATCTCTGGGAGCTCGCGCACAACCCGGGCTGGCCGCTCGACGAGCGAGGACTGCCGCAGATCGGCGACGCCTGA
- a CDS encoding N-acetylglucosamine kinase gives MSGLVVALDGGGSKTDAVALTLEGELVAHRRGQGSSPHFEGLATSVEVVDGLVRAVAGDAAIIQVDLYLSALDLPIEVERYVAAIAGLDWASASHFVGNDLYALLRAGTDEPDAVAVVCGTGVNAIGVRADGADARFPALGPISGDWGGGSGLGEQALWHAARDLDGRGPRTALTAAIAERLGVPSVTALIEELHFGTRNGTELAGLAPVVFETARAGDVVAGQLVDRQAEEIAAFARACITRLGLHGRAIPVVLGGGIIRSGDERLLDGIAARLAVAAPAARIEIFDGAPIVGAALLALGRAGATGDALLRAREAVTAAMHADAPVPVVTSVAG, from the coding sequence ATGAGCGGCCTCGTCGTCGCGCTCGACGGCGGCGGCTCGAAGACCGACGCCGTCGCGCTGACCCTCGAGGGGGAGCTCGTGGCGCATCGCCGAGGGCAGGGCTCGAGTCCGCACTTCGAAGGACTCGCCACGTCGGTCGAGGTCGTCGACGGCCTCGTTCGCGCAGTTGCGGGTGATGCGGCGATCATCCAGGTCGATCTCTATCTCTCGGCGCTGGACCTGCCGATCGAAGTCGAGCGCTACGTCGCGGCGATCGCCGGGCTCGACTGGGCCTCCGCCTCGCACTTCGTCGGCAACGACCTCTATGCGCTCCTCCGCGCCGGCACCGATGAGCCCGACGCAGTCGCGGTCGTGTGCGGCACGGGCGTGAACGCGATCGGCGTGCGTGCCGACGGCGCCGACGCGCGGTTCCCCGCGCTCGGCCCGATCTCGGGGGACTGGGGCGGTGGCAGCGGACTCGGCGAACAGGCGCTCTGGCATGCAGCCCGGGATCTCGACGGCCGTGGGCCGCGTACCGCCCTGACCGCGGCGATCGCCGAACGGCTCGGCGTGCCCTCGGTGACCGCGCTCATCGAGGAACTCCATTTCGGCACGAGGAACGGCACCGAGCTCGCCGGGCTCGCACCCGTCGTCTTCGAGACGGCGCGCGCGGGCGATGTGGTCGCGGGGCAACTCGTCGACCGGCAGGCCGAGGAGATCGCCGCGTTCGCGAGGGCGTGCATCACGAGGCTCGGGCTGCACGGTCGTGCGATTCCGGTCGTGCTGGGTGGCGGCATCATCCGCTCAGGTGACGAACGACTGCTCGACGGCATCGCGGCGAGGCTCGCGGTGGCAGCACCAGCGGCGCGCATCGAGATCTTCGACGGCGCGCCGATCGTGGGAGCGGCCCTCCTCGCGCTCGGTCGTGCGGGCGCCACGGGGGATGCCCTCCTCAGGGCGCGCGAGGCGGTCACGGCCGCAATGCACGCCGACGCTCCGGTTCCGGTGGTCACTTCCGTTGCGGGTTGA
- a CDS encoding MerR family transcriptional regulator, with protein MRISALAEAVGLPVATVKFYLREGLLQPGLATSATQASYDESHVRRLRLVRALIGSVGLSVQQARTILDLVDDPGDDLYSTLGRAVGALPPDVERREGDDPYPRARAALAALGQVFDPEYAAVAQLESALAAAEAAGMPISDERLQRYGELLRELAAFDLERMPDEPHAAVEYTVLGTALYEPVVVALRRLAHQDEAARRRGVPR; from the coding sequence ATGCGCATCTCGGCACTCGCTGAAGCGGTGGGCCTGCCCGTCGCGACCGTCAAGTTCTATTTGCGCGAGGGACTCCTCCAGCCCGGGCTCGCGACCTCGGCCACGCAAGCGAGCTACGACGAGTCGCACGTGCGGCGGCTGCGGCTCGTGCGCGCGCTCATCGGTTCCGTCGGGCTCAGCGTGCAGCAGGCCCGCACCATCCTCGATCTCGTCGACGACCCGGGCGACGACCTCTACTCGACGCTCGGCCGGGCTGTGGGGGCCTTGCCGCCCGACGTGGAGCGGCGCGAGGGCGACGACCCGTATCCTCGCGCCCGCGCAGCGCTCGCCGCGCTCGGCCAGGTGTTCGACCCCGAGTACGCCGCGGTGGCGCAGCTCGAGTCGGCGCTCGCGGCCGCCGAGGCGGCCGGCATGCCGATCAGCGACGAGCGCTTGCAGCGGTACGGCGAGCTGCTTCGCGAGCTCGCCGCCTTCGACCTCGAGCGGATGCCCGATGAGCCGCATGCCGCGGTCGAGTACACGGTGCTCGGCACGGCGCTGTACGAGCCCGTCGTGGTCGCGCTGCGCCGCCTCGCCCACCAGGACGAGGCTGCGCGGCGTCGCGGCGTCCCCCGCTGA
- a CDS encoding family 4 glycosyl hydrolase, with protein MKLAIVGGGSTYTPELIDGFARLRGVLPLEEIHLVDPDEHRLGLVAGMSQRMLAHAGHPARVVGTTDLVAGVADADAVLIQLRVGGQDARHADETWPHEAGCIGQETTGPGGLAKALRTVPVVLRIAEVVRAHAKPDAWIVDFTNPVGIVTRALLEAGHRAVGLCNVAIGFQRRFASILGVAHEEVELGHVGLNHLTWERSVQVGGRDELPGLLHDRLGDLAADVHLAPALIAQLGVVPSYYLRYYYAHDEVLREQLAEPTRAESVRAIEHELLELYADEAQREKPVALERRGGAFYSEAAIELLAAMRTPGGRSRVVNLRNDGVLPFLPDDHVIEVPAVFRDGGFVAEPVAPLPDDIRGLIAAVAGYERLALDAAISGGRDRVLRALRAHPLVLQHDRAEQLTDLLLAQNAPFLEWAR; from the coding sequence ATGAAGCTCGCCATCGTCGGCGGAGGCTCCACCTACACGCCCGAACTCATCGACGGCTTCGCCCGACTCCGAGGAGTACTCCCGCTCGAGGAGATCCACCTCGTCGACCCCGACGAGCATCGACTCGGGCTCGTGGCCGGAATGTCGCAGCGGATGCTCGCCCACGCCGGTCACCCGGCCCGGGTCGTCGGCACGACCGACCTCGTCGCAGGCGTCGCGGATGCCGACGCGGTGCTCATCCAGCTGCGCGTCGGCGGGCAGGACGCGCGGCACGCCGACGAGACCTGGCCGCACGAGGCCGGATGCATCGGCCAGGAGACGACCGGGCCGGGGGGTCTCGCGAAGGCGCTCCGCACGGTGCCGGTCGTCCTGCGGATCGCCGAGGTCGTGCGCGCCCACGCGAAGCCCGACGCCTGGATCGTGGACTTCACGAACCCGGTCGGCATCGTCACGCGCGCCCTGCTCGAGGCCGGCCATCGCGCGGTCGGACTCTGCAACGTCGCGATCGGATTCCAGCGCCGATTCGCGTCGATCCTCGGTGTCGCACACGAGGAGGTCGAGCTCGGCCATGTCGGCCTGAATCACCTCACCTGGGAACGCAGCGTGCAGGTGGGCGGCCGTGACGAACTGCCCGGCCTCCTGCACGACCGGCTGGGCGACCTCGCCGCCGACGTGCACCTCGCGCCGGCGCTCATCGCGCAGCTCGGCGTCGTGCCGTCGTACTACCTCCGCTACTACTACGCGCACGATGAGGTGCTCCGTGAACAGCTCGCTGAGCCGACGCGGGCCGAATCCGTTCGGGCCATCGAGCACGAGCTCCTCGAGCTCTACGCCGACGAGGCGCAGCGTGAGAAGCCCGTTGCGCTCGAGCGTCGAGGCGGAGCGTTCTACTCGGAGGCGGCGATCGAGCTGCTCGCGGCGATGCGGACGCCCGGCGGGCGCTCGCGCGTCGTCAACCTGCGCAATGACGGCGTGCTGCCGTTCCTGCCCGACGACCATGTCATCGAGGTGCCGGCGGTGTTCCGCGACGGGGGATTCGTCGCGGAACCGGTCGCGCCGCTTCCCGACGATATCCGCGGACTCATCGCCGCCGTGGCGGGATACGAACGTCTCGCGCTGGATGCGGCGATCTCCGGCGGTCGCGATCGCGTGCTCCGCGCGCTCCGAGCGCATCCGCTCGTGCTGCAGCACGACCGCGCCGAACAGCTGACCGACCTGCTGCTCGCGCAGAACGCGCCGTTCCTGGAGTGGGCGCGATGA